Proteins found in one Pseudobdellovibrionaceae bacterium genomic segment:
- the dnaK gene encoding molecular chaperone DnaK, whose amino-acid sequence MGKIIGIDLGTTNSCVAIMEGGEPKVLVNEEGARTTPSVVAFTKDGERLVGQIAKRQAVTNPENTIFSAKRFIGRRFQEVAEEVKLVPYSVVEKGNDIAFKIQGGKQASPEEIGAAVLGKLKKVAEDYLGEPVTEAVITVPAYFNDSQRQATKDAGRIAGLDVKRIINEPTAAALAYGMDKKKEQKIAIYDFGGGTFDVSILEVGDNVVEVKATNGDTHLGGDNFDIRILEWLIAEFKKDQGIDLKNDKMALQRLKEAAEKAKIELSSAQETEINLPFITADQTGPKHLQIKLSRAKFEQMVDDLVKRSIEPCKKALADSGLEKGAIDEIVLVGGSTRIPAIQKAVKDFFGKEPNRSVNPDEVVAVGAAVQGGVLAGDVKDVLLLDVTPLSLGIETLGGVMTPLIERNTTIPTRKSQVFSTAADNQPAVDIHVLQGERKMSTDNKTLGRFELQGIPPAPRGVPQVEVTFDIDANGILNVSAKDMSSGKSQNIKITAQSGLSEEEIKRAVNDAEAHRKEDEERLEAVSARNQLDSMVFQTQKLVSDTPNLSEGDKTTLNAAVDAAKVVLDNKQASVSDLKKATEELQTVSHRVTAELYKNAGAQGGQPGGAAPGSEDTQTDAGASAGGDDVIDADYKDVN is encoded by the coding sequence ATGGGTAAAATTATCGGTATCGACTTGGGGACCACGAACTCGTGCGTGGCCATCATGGAGGGCGGCGAGCCCAAAGTTCTGGTGAACGAAGAAGGCGCGCGCACGACTCCGTCGGTGGTCGCTTTCACGAAAGACGGCGAACGCCTGGTCGGTCAGATCGCGAAACGCCAAGCGGTCACCAACCCCGAGAACACCATCTTCTCGGCAAAACGTTTCATCGGCCGTCGCTTCCAAGAGGTCGCGGAAGAAGTGAAACTGGTTCCCTACAGCGTCGTTGAAAAAGGGAATGACATCGCCTTCAAAATTCAAGGCGGCAAACAAGCCTCGCCCGAAGAGATCGGCGCGGCGGTTCTGGGTAAACTGAAAAAGGTCGCAGAGGATTACCTCGGCGAACCCGTCACCGAAGCGGTGATCACGGTTCCCGCTTACTTCAACGATTCGCAACGTCAGGCCACGAAAGACGCCGGCCGCATTGCGGGTCTGGACGTGAAGCGGATCATCAACGAGCCGACGGCCGCCGCTCTGGCGTACGGCATGGACAAGAAGAAAGAACAGAAGATCGCGATTTACGATTTCGGTGGCGGTACGTTTGACGTGTCGATCCTCGAAGTCGGCGACAATGTCGTCGAAGTCAAAGCGACCAACGGGGACACGCACCTCGGTGGGGACAACTTCGATATCCGCATCCTCGAGTGGCTCATCGCGGAGTTCAAAAAAGATCAGGGCATCGACCTGAAGAACGACAAGATGGCGCTGCAACGTCTGAAAGAGGCGGCGGAAAAAGCGAAGATCGAGCTGTCCAGCGCGCAAGAGACCGAAATCAATCTGCCGTTCATCACGGCGGACCAAACCGGTCCCAAGCACTTGCAGATCAAACTGTCGCGCGCGAAGTTCGAGCAGATGGTCGACGACCTCGTGAAACGCTCCATCGAGCCCTGTAAGAAGGCGCTCGCGGATTCGGGCCTCGAGAAAGGCGCGATCGACGAGATCGTCCTGGTCGGTGGTTCGACCCGTATCCCCGCCATTCAAAAAGCGGTGAAGGATTTCTTCGGGAAAGAGCCGAACCGTTCCGTCAACCCCGACGAAGTCGTCGCGGTGGGCGCGGCGGTGCAGGGTGGGGTCTTGGCGGGTGACGTGAAAGACGTCCTGCTGCTGGACGTGACTCCGCTGTCGCTCGGGATCGAAACTTTGGGTGGCGTGATGACTCCGCTGATCGAGCGCAACACCACGATTCCCACGCGCAAGTCGCAGGTCTTCTCGACCGCGGCAGATAACCAGCCGGCCGTGGATATCCACGTCCTGCAGGGTGAGCGTAAGATGTCGACGGACAACAAGACTTTGGGACGCTTCGAGCTGCAAGGCATTCCGCCGGCTCCTCGCGGAGTTCCGCAGGTCGAAGTCACTTTCGATATCGACGCGAACGGGATTCTGAACGTCTCGGCGAAAGATATGTCGAGCGGGAAGTCGCAGAATATCAAGATCACGGCGCAGTCGGGTCTCTCCGAAGAAGAGATCAAGCGCGCGGTGAACGATGCGGAAGCGCACCGTAAAGAGGACGAAGAGCGCCTCGAAGCGGTTTCGGCCCGCAACCAGCTGGATAGCATGGTCTTCCAAACGCAGAAACTCGTCAGCGACACGCCGAACCTCAGCGAAGGCGACAAGACGACGCTGAACGCGGCGGTGGATGCGGCGAAAGTCGTCCTTGATAACAAGCAGGCTTCGGTGTCGGACCTGAAGAAGGCGACCGAAGAACTGCAAACGGTTTCGCACCGTGTGACCGCAGAGCTGTATAAAAATGCGGGCGCTCAGGGCGGACAACCCGGCGGAGCGGCTCCGGGAAGCGAAGACACGCAGACCGACGCAGGCGCGAGTGCCGGCGGCGACGATGTGATCGACGCGGACTACAAGGACGTGAACTAA
- the acs gene encoding acetate--CoA ligase, producing MSTQQTFPPTEAFARNVLITKETYDRMYAESVRAPESFWAKQAERLHWFKKWDAVKKTSFQKPVSIGWFLGGKLNVAYNCLDRHLPAHKDRVAFHWEADAENAPSRKVTYGELHEDVCRMANVLRKYGVGKGDRVTIYMPMIPEAAAAMLACARIGAIHSVVFGGFSPDSISDRINDCESSFVITADEGRRAGKVIPLKANVDTALKKTTTVKNVLVVATAGGPGTSVNFETGRDLWWHEERGTVSAECEAVPMDAEDPLFILYTSGSTGKPKGVLHTTGGYLLYAAMTHEYVFDHRLDDVYMCTADIGWVTGHSYMVYGPLANLATSVMFEGVPNYPDHGRLWRIVDKYKISIFYTAPTALRALMREGDSWVTKTSRKSLRVLGTVGEPINPEAWLWYHRVVGEGRCPIVDTWWQTETGGMMITSLPGATTLKPGSATKPFFGVRPKLLTSEGAEITGAGEGILVIEDSWPGQMRTVYRDHARFEETYFSAYKGYYFTGDGCRRDEDGDYWITGRVDDVLNVSGHRLGTAEVESALVAHPQVAEAAVVGYPHDVKGQGIYAYVTLNTGVTPSDELKKELIKFVAQEISPIAKPDLLQWAPGLPKTRSGKIMRRILRKIAENAPDQLGDTSTLADPSVVTSLVNDRQNR from the coding sequence ATGAGCACTCAACAGACGTTTCCGCCGACCGAAGCCTTCGCCCGCAACGTCCTGATCACCAAAGAAACCTACGACCGGATGTACGCCGAGTCCGTGCGCGCCCCGGAAAGCTTCTGGGCGAAGCAGGCCGAGCGGCTGCACTGGTTTAAGAAATGGGACGCGGTGAAGAAGACGAGCTTTCAGAAGCCGGTCTCCATCGGCTGGTTTCTCGGCGGAAAACTCAACGTCGCTTACAACTGCCTGGATCGTCATTTGCCCGCGCACAAAGATCGCGTCGCTTTCCACTGGGAGGCCGACGCGGAGAATGCACCCAGCCGCAAGGTCACTTACGGTGAGCTGCATGAGGACGTCTGCCGGATGGCGAACGTGCTGCGGAAGTACGGCGTGGGGAAGGGCGATCGGGTCACGATCTATATGCCCATGATTCCCGAAGCGGCGGCGGCGATGCTGGCCTGCGCGCGGATCGGTGCGATTCACTCGGTGGTCTTCGGTGGATTTTCTCCGGATTCGATCTCGGATCGGATCAACGATTGCGAGTCATCTTTCGTCATCACTGCCGATGAAGGTCGGCGTGCGGGGAAGGTGATTCCCTTGAAGGCGAACGTCGATACCGCATTGAAGAAAACGACGACGGTGAAGAACGTTCTTGTCGTCGCGACGGCGGGCGGGCCTGGGACATCGGTGAATTTCGAGACGGGCCGCGATCTGTGGTGGCACGAAGAGCGGGGCACCGTTTCGGCCGAATGCGAGGCCGTGCCGATGGACGCGGAAGATCCGCTCTTCATTCTGTACACTTCGGGCTCGACGGGGAAACCGAAGGGCGTGCTGCACACGACGGGCGGTTATCTGCTTTACGCGGCGATGACCCACGAGTACGTTTTCGATCACCGCTTGGACGACGTCTACATGTGCACGGCGGACATCGGTTGGGTGACCGGACACAGCTACATGGTGTACGGACCGCTTGCGAATCTCGCGACCTCGGTGATGTTCGAGGGCGTGCCGAACTATCCCGATCACGGCCGCCTCTGGCGCATCGTCGACAAATACAAGATCTCGATTTTCTACACGGCGCCCACGGCCCTGCGCGCGTTGATGCGCGAGGGCGACTCCTGGGTGACGAAAACGTCGCGGAAATCCCTGCGCGTTCTGGGAACGGTGGGCGAGCCCATCAACCCCGAGGCGTGGCTGTGGTATCACCGCGTGGTCGGCGAAGGTCGCTGCCCCATCGTGGATACCTGGTGGCAGACCGAGACGGGCGGCATGATGATCACCTCGCTTCCGGGCGCGACGACTCTGAAACCGGGCTCGGCGACGAAACCTTTCTTCGGCGTGCGTCCGAAACTCCTGACCTCCGAAGGGGCCGAGATCACGGGCGCCGGCGAAGGCATCCTCGTGATCGAAGACTCGTGGCCGGGGCAGATGCGCACGGTCTACCGCGATCACGCGCGTTTCGAAGAGACCTACTTCTCCGCCTATAAGGGCTACTACTTCACGGGGGACGGTTGCCGTCGCGATGAGGACGGGGACTATTGGATCACGGGCCGCGTGGACGACGTCTTGAACGTCTCGGGGCACCGCTTGGGCACGGCCGAAGTCGAAAGCGCACTCGTCGCTCATCCGCAAGTCGCCGAGGCCGCGGTCGTCGGCTACCCTCACGACGTGAAAGGCCAAGGGATCTACGCCTACGTGACGCTGAACACAGGCGTTACTCCATCCGACGAACTCAAAAAAGAGCTCATCAAATTCGTGGCTCAGGAGATCAGCCCCATCGCGAAACCCGATCTGCTGCAATGGGCGCCGGGCCTCCCCAAAACCCGCTCGGGCAAAATCATGCGCCGAATCCTGCGCAAGATCGCCGAAAACGCTCCGGACCAACTCGGCGACACGAGCACGCTCGCCGACCCGTCCGTGGTGACGAGTCTGGTAAACGACCGCCAAAACCGCTAG
- a CDS encoding ribonuclease HI — protein sequence MRRQGSALLENPFLSVHTDGGCLPSGRGAWAYLISDTGRILEEKTGLARQTDSLRMEITAAVEALESLPAAIPVVVHTDSQILIDLALRDVLRWRDNGWKRKSGRDVFHFDLLERLSWQLDRFAAVNMPLQWKWVRAHAKCLLNQRADELCRQTYTR from the coding sequence ATGCGCCGTCAAGGGAGTGCACTTTTGGAGAATCCGTTCTTGTCGGTGCATACGGATGGGGGCTGCTTGCCCTCGGGCCGTGGAGCTTGGGCTTACCTGATCAGCGACACGGGTCGCATCCTCGAAGAAAAAACCGGGCTCGCGCGCCAGACCGATTCGCTGCGGATGGAAATCACGGCGGCGGTGGAAGCGCTGGAAAGCCTACCGGCGGCGATCCCGGTGGTGGTTCACACGGATTCGCAGATTTTGATCGATCTCGCTCTGCGCGACGTCCTCCGCTGGCGCGACAACGGCTGGAAACGCAAATCCGGTCGCGACGTTTTCCATTTCGATCTTCTCGAACGCCTCAGCTGGCAGCTCGACCGCTTCGCCGCCGTCAACATGCCCCTGCAATGGAAATGGGTCCGCGCGCACGCCAAGTGCCTACTCAACCAACGCGCCGACGAACTCTGCCGCCAAACCTACACCCGCTAA
- the gloA gene encoding lactoylglutathione lyase, whose product MIDVPGLSTRIDPATKGYVFNHTMLRVRDPKVSLDFYSRILGMSLVRKVDFPEWKFSLYFLAYVPEGTHIPEDEVGRARYTNARESVLELTHNWGTEEKAETPYVNGNGEARGFGHICVSVPSLAAACARFEELGVRFQKRMGEGGMKNIAFIKDPDDYWIEIVEPGLLG is encoded by the coding sequence ATGATCGACGTTCCCGGCCTGTCGACCCGCATCGACCCCGCGACCAAGGGCTACGTGTTCAATCACACCATGCTGCGCGTGCGCGATCCGAAGGTCTCTTTGGATTTTTACAGTCGCATTTTGGGGATGAGCCTGGTGCGGAAAGTGGATTTTCCGGAGTGGAAATTTTCGCTCTACTTCCTTGCCTACGTGCCCGAGGGAACCCACATTCCCGAGGACGAGGTGGGCCGCGCGCGCTACACGAACGCGCGTGAGTCGGTACTAGAGCTGACCCACAACTGGGGTACCGAAGAGAAGGCGGAAACGCCTTACGTGAACGGCAACGGCGAGGCGCGGGGCTTCGGCCACATCTGCGTCAGCGTGCCGAGTCTCGCCGCCGCGTGCGCGCGTTTTGAAGAGCTGGGCGTTCGCTTTCAGAAGCGGATGGGTGAGGGTGGCATGAAGAACATCGCCTTCATCAAAGATCCCGATGATTATTGGATTGAAATCGTTGAGCCGGGACTTCTGGGTTGA
- a CDS encoding TolC family protein, with translation MVKALLAFALTAPGFAFAQTAASKPTATPAPKHSATPTPTPTPRIAPTPRIAPAPELEPVAVKIDSPKVVLKQADVSNLVLKQSDRATEANLKSELPRVDLARVLKDFDWFLRANSGYERSRFESLSGVGNIEDQILKSDVSLTKRWTTGTTTSLSWLRNSYRSEYSPLSPTFTTLPTEQTQDIFGFTFEQALWRNSFGVSDRDRVRAAEMDMNAALVTRAQDLQAAVLEGLRAYWTAYISQENMRQSLKAIERYENLVSTVRRKSGLGFSAPGELSQVSAELELRRQNAKTSGATYLRDADRLVELLRLPLNADITFEIPHEINPPPRLSAVELEKLRRVRSQQLKTDAAQARVESAESEEHPAFAFVGQVYGSGIEERAADSVGEALSGSRPKYYMGVKFEHNFGSGVQNEETVNRKAQAELEKLRLERMKLQTQNELWDSERQTRTLYAQAVSAREQMQLRERAYNEISRAYNQGRTDINFVVEALNQLFAAEVSFSRALGDYQIALASWAAGRDELIPDDDSQGGAR, from the coding sequence GTGGTAAAAGCGCTCCTCGCTTTCGCGCTCACCGCTCCCGGCTTCGCGTTCGCGCAGACCGCGGCTTCGAAGCCCACGGCGACGCCCGCGCCCAAACATTCGGCGACGCCCACGCCGACGCCCACTCCGCGGATCGCGCCCACTCCGCGGATCGCGCCCGCGCCGGAGCTCGAGCCGGTGGCGGTGAAAATCGATTCTCCGAAGGTCGTGCTGAAGCAGGCCGACGTCTCGAACCTGGTGCTGAAACAGTCCGATCGCGCCACCGAAGCGAATCTGAAGTCCGAGCTGCCGCGTGTGGATCTCGCGCGCGTGCTGAAAGACTTCGATTGGTTTTTGCGCGCGAATAGCGGCTACGAGCGTTCGCGCTTCGAAAGCCTGTCGGGCGTCGGCAACATCGAGGACCAGATCCTGAAGTCGGACGTTTCGTTGACGAAGCGCTGGACGACGGGCACGACGACGTCACTGAGCTGGCTGCGGAACTCCTACCGCTCCGAGTACAGCCCCCTGTCACCGACCTTCACGACCCTTCCGACCGAACAGACGCAGGACATCTTCGGTTTCACGTTCGAGCAGGCGCTGTGGCGGAACTCGTTCGGCGTTTCGGATCGCGACCGCGTGCGCGCGGCCGAAATGGACATGAACGCGGCCCTCGTCACCCGCGCGCAGGATCTGCAAGCGGCCGTGCTCGAAGGGCTTCGCGCTTACTGGACCGCCTACATCTCGCAAGAGAACATGCGCCAGTCCCTGAAGGCGATCGAACGTTACGAAAATCTCGTCAGCACCGTTCGCCGTAAAAGCGGCTTGGGCTTTTCGGCGCCGGGCGAGCTTTCGCAGGTCTCGGCCGAGCTCGAACTGCGCCGTCAGAACGCGAAGACCTCGGGTGCGACGTATCTGCGCGATGCGGACCGTTTGGTCGAGCTTCTGCGTTTGCCGCTCAACGCCGACATCACGTTCGAGATCCCGCACGAGATCAACCCGCCCCCGCGACTGTCGGCGGTGGAACTCGAAAAACTGCGCCGCGTGCGTTCACAGCAACTGAAAACCGACGCGGCCCAGGCCCGCGTCGAAAGCGCCGAAAGCGAAGAGCATCCCGCGTTCGCGTTCGTGGGTCAGGTTTACGGCTCGGGCATCGAGGAGCGCGCGGCGGACTCGGTCGGCGAGGCGCTCTCGGGCTCGCGTCCGAAGTATTACATGGGCGTGAAGTTCGAGCACAACTTCGGCTCGGGCGTGCAGAACGAAGAAACCGTCAACCGCAAAGCGCAAGCCGAGCTCGAGAAGCTCCGGCTAGAGCGCATGAAGTTGCAGACCCAGAACGAGCTCTGGGATAGCGAACGCCAGACGCGGACTTTGTACGCGCAAGCGGTCAGCGCGCGCGAGCAGATGCAGCTCCGTGAACGCGCGTACAACGAGATCAGCCGCGCCTACAATCAGGGGCGGACCGACATCAACTTCGTCGTCGAGGCGCTGAATCAGCTCTTCGCCGCCGAGGTCAGCTTCAGCCGCGCACTGGGCGATTACCAGATCGCGCTGGCGTCGTGGGCCGCGGGCCGCGACGAGCTGATTCCGGACGACGACTCGCAAGGGGGCGCGCGATGA
- the purE gene encoding 5-(carboxyamino)imidazole ribonucleotide mutase, with amino-acid sequence MKPVAIIMGSQTDFDVMKGAAEALATFGVKTHVEIVSAHRTPQKMYDFAASAADKYSLIIAGAGGAAHLPGMVASLTTLPVIGVPITVGKLKGLDALLSIAQMPKGVPVATVAVDNAINAGLIAARILSIDSPKLRAKLEKHQGAQRAKVRQMNKNIRKELSARK; translated from the coding sequence ATGAAACCGGTCGCGATCATTATGGGAAGCCAAACTGACTTCGACGTGATGAAGGGCGCCGCGGAAGCGCTGGCCACCTTCGGCGTGAAAACCCACGTCGAGATCGTGTCGGCGCACCGGACTCCGCAAAAAATGTACGACTTCGCCGCCTCCGCCGCCGATAAATACTCGCTGATCATCGCGGGCGCGGGCGGCGCGGCCCATCTTCCGGGAATGGTCGCCTCGCTGACCACCCTGCCGGTCATCGGCGTGCCGATCACGGTGGGAAAACTGAAGGGCCTCGACGCGCTTCTTTCGATCGCGCAGATGCCGAAGGGCGTGCCGGTCGCGACCGTCGCGGTCGACAACGCGATCAACGCGGGGCTGATCGCCGCGCGAATTCTTTCCATCGATTCACCGAAGCTGCGCGCGAAGCTCGAGAAACACCAAGGCGCGCAGCGGGCGAAGGTCCGTCAGATGAATAAAAACATCCGCAAGGAACTCTCTGCCCGCAAATGA
- a CDS encoding ATP-grasp domain-containing protein: protein MPETTSPERLPSRIGLLGGGQLARMLALAAAPQGMSAAVMSGKADDPAAQVTNAWKKGDPANENDLREFCADLDALTFESEFYDMNVVAKIARETPRLFVYPRPEVMAEIQDRRTQKALLDRFKIPTSPWVRVDSPTELATAAATLGYPFVLKKAQGGYDGYGTFYVRQPEDLARVRDVAPFPAIAEKAVKFSRELAFMIFRNRAGDVAVYPLVESRQRDSRCDFVLGPLKHRGLEAMVKRFRKALKDIDYVGALGVEMFDTGRELWVNELAPRVHNTGHYSQNALSFDQFQMHLLCARGGKLPQPVPLTKAFVMANILGEGETPPRLNAPLTGRLHWYGKAESRPGRKMGHINYAGASLETLYKTARRERAGLFRK from the coding sequence ATGCCCGAGACGACGTCCCCCGAACGCTTGCCGTCCCGTATTGGCCTTCTTGGTGGCGGACAGCTGGCGCGAATGCTGGCCCTCGCCGCCGCCCCTCAAGGGATGTCCGCCGCGGTGATGAGCGGCAAAGCCGACGACCCCGCGGCGCAAGTCACGAACGCCTGGAAAAAAGGGGACCCCGCGAACGAGAACGACCTGCGCGAGTTCTGCGCGGACCTGGACGCCCTGACTTTCGAAAGCGAATTCTACGATATGAACGTGGTCGCGAAGATCGCGCGCGAAACGCCGCGGCTTTTCGTGTATCCGCGCCCCGAAGTCATGGCCGAAATTCAAGACCGCCGCACGCAAAAGGCCCTGCTCGACCGTTTCAAGATTCCGACCTCACCGTGGGTGCGCGTGGATTCCCCCACCGAGCTGGCGACGGCGGCGGCGACGCTGGGTTATCCGTTCGTCCTAAAAAAAGCGCAGGGCGGTTACGACGGCTACGGGACCTTTTACGTCCGTCAACCCGAAGACCTCGCGCGCGTGCGCGACGTTGCGCCCTTTCCCGCGATCGCGGAAAAGGCGGTGAAGTTTTCGCGCGAGCTCGCGTTCATGATTTTCCGCAATCGCGCGGGCGACGTCGCCGTCTACCCCTTGGTGGAAAGCCGTCAGCGCGACAGCCGTTGCGATTTCGTTCTGGGACCGCTCAAACACCGCGGTCTGGAAGCGATGGTGAAGCGTTTCCGCAAAGCGCTCAAGGACATCGACTACGTCGGCGCCCTCGGGGTCGAGATGTTCGATACGGGACGCGAGCTTTGGGTAAATGAACTCGCGCCGCGGGTCCACAATACGGGGCACTACTCGCAAAACGCGCTGAGCTTCGATCAATTCCAGATGCATCTGCTGTGCGCGCGGGGCGGAAAGCTTCCGCAACCGGTCCCGCTGACGAAGGCGTTCGTGATGGCGAACATCTTGGGCGAGGGCGAAACTCCGCCGCGCCTGAATGCGCCTTTGACGGGTCGGCTCCATTGGTACGGGAAGGCGGAGTCGCGTCCCGGCCGTAAAATGGGTCACATCAACTATGCGGGCGCCTCGCTCGAGACACTTTATAAAACCGCCCGGCGGGAACGCGCCGGTCTTTTTCGGAAGTAG
- a CDS encoding tRNA-dihydrouridine synthase family protein encodes MTTERRALLGGKVNFPLCLAPMVGLSHVVLRMILRSYLPAGAVTLWPTEMLNSRKLPFEDFARVPETYKGEGEGELVPQILGNEAEPIGRSIARLTDWGAEGIDINMGCPVQKALRHNYGVALMGDPGYASEVVAMARAQTKLPVSVKLRAGSQGDFGFLETFAKGLTKAGADWLTLHPRTPEQKRRGQADWSQIRRLRDSLDVPVIGNGDIQITEDVHRMIQETGCDQVMAGRALAARPWMMWQLGEELGFANPAGREGRAPRTREEEGAEYGRMLLQFLDLAPQYFTEEQALRKFRFFVRTTSVWLPFGMNLVSISTKERTIADIRRETARYFEQSIEMSARTELRQ; translated from the coding sequence ATGACGACCGAACGCCGTGCCCTGTTGGGCGGCAAAGTGAACTTCCCGCTGTGTCTGGCCCCGATGGTCGGTCTGTCCCACGTCGTTCTGCGGATGATACTACGGTCTTACTTACCGGCGGGCGCGGTGACGCTTTGGCCGACCGAGATGCTGAATTCACGTAAACTTCCGTTCGAGGATTTCGCGCGCGTCCCGGAAACCTACAAAGGCGAAGGTGAGGGCGAACTCGTTCCGCAGATCCTGGGCAACGAGGCCGAACCCATCGGTCGCAGCATCGCGCGGCTGACCGATTGGGGCGCGGAAGGGATCGACATCAATATGGGATGCCCCGTGCAGAAGGCGCTTCGGCACAACTACGGCGTCGCGCTGATGGGGGATCCGGGTTACGCGAGTGAGGTCGTCGCCATGGCCCGTGCTCAAACGAAACTTCCGGTTTCGGTGAAACTTCGCGCGGGCAGCCAGGGCGACTTCGGATTCTTAGAGACCTTCGCGAAAGGACTGACGAAAGCGGGCGCCGATTGGTTGACGCTGCATCCGCGCACGCCCGAGCAAAAACGCCGCGGTCAGGCGGATTGGTCGCAGATCCGGCGGTTGCGGGACAGTTTGGATGTCCCCGTCATCGGGAACGGCGACATCCAGATCACGGAGGACGTTCACCGCATGATCCAAGAGACCGGCTGCGACCAAGTGATGGCGGGACGCGCGTTGGCGGCGCGGCCGTGGATGATGTGGCAGCTCGGCGAAGAACTGGGCTTCGCGAACCCCGCCGGTCGCGAGGGCCGTGCGCCACGCACGCGCGAGGAAGAGGGCGCCGAGTACGGCCGCATGTTGCTTCAATTTCTGGATTTGGCGCCGCAATACTTCACCGAAGAGCAGGCGCTACGGAAATTTCGCTTCTTCGTGCGGACGACGTCCGTCTGGCTGCCGTTCGGGATGAACTTGGTTTCCATCAGCACGAAGGAAAGAACGATCGCGGACATCCGGCGCGAGACCGCCCGTTACTTCGAGCAGTCCATCGAGATGTCCGCGCGGACCGAGCTGCGGCAGTAG
- a CDS encoding glutaredoxin, which translates to MASKVTMYSKNPCPYCVAAKNFLEDRGIAFETIDLTGNMDEMMKIKQQTGWSTFPIILINGKLIGGYTDLRQLDEDGKLESMLA; encoded by the coding sequence ATGGCCTCGAAAGTGACGATGTATTCGAAAAACCCCTGCCCCTACTGCGTCGCCGCGAAAAACTTCCTGGAAGATCGTGGCATCGCCTTTGAGACCATCGATCTGACCGGCAACATGGATGAGATGATGAAGATCAAACAGCAGACGGGCTGGAGCACGTTTCCGATCATCTTGATCAATGGCAAACTCATCGGCGGCTATACGGATCTGCGCCAGCTCGACGAGGACGGCAAACTCGAATCCATGCTGGCGTAA
- a CDS encoding tRNA-dihydrouridine synthase family protein, whose amino-acid sequence MSQVDLANAKERVYLAPMEGVVDATVRDLWTRVGGYDQVFTEFIRVTNQKIPDHVFFRECPELEVAFTRGHTTRTPNGTKLIVQLLGGDANWVAENAVRAVELGSPGIDLNFGCPAPTVNRHDGGAALLQKPERLFEMVSKVRAALPADLPVTAKMRLGFMDPSLCLENARAVSEGGAEALTVHCRTKKQMYQPPVDWTWLPRIREVVNLNLIVNGDIWTADDARACRAISGCADMMIGRSALTDPWLALKIKGLDAGVADEWPRRRALLLALLMASEQTPLVKNPQAFAVARVKQMLRSMAKDCAGAAAAFDQVKIVKTPTEVRELFSIPGSARSRELPAELGAPI is encoded by the coding sequence ATGAGCCAAGTTGACCTCGCCAATGCCAAGGAGCGAGTTTACCTCGCTCCCATGGAAGGCGTCGTCGACGCCACGGTCCGCGATTTGTGGACACGGGTGGGCGGGTACGACCAGGTTTTTACGGAGTTCATCCGGGTCACGAACCAGAAAATTCCCGATCATGTTTTCTTTCGCGAGTGCCCGGAGCTCGAGGTCGCGTTCACGCGCGGGCACACGACCCGCACCCCCAACGGGACGAAACTCATCGTCCAGCTTCTGGGTGGCGACGCGAACTGGGTGGCGGAAAATGCCGTGCGCGCGGTGGAGCTGGGCTCTCCGGGGATTGATCTGAATTTCGGCTGCCCCGCCCCCACCGTGAACCGTCACGATGGCGGCGCCGCGCTTTTACAAAAGCCGGAACGTCTGTTCGAGATGGTCTCGAAAGTTCGCGCCGCGCTCCCCGCCGATCTTCCCGTCACCGCGAAGATGCGGCTGGGTTTCATGGACCCGTCGCTCTGCCTCGAGAACGCGCGCGCCGTCAGCGAGGGCGGCGCCGAAGCGCTGACCGTTCACTGCCGCACGAAAAAACAAATGTACCAACCGCCCGTGGACTGGACTTGGCTTCCGCGCATCCGCGAGGTCGTGAATCTGAACCTGATCGTGAACGGCGACATCTGGACCGCCGATGACGCCCGCGCCTGCCGCGCGATCAGCGGCTGCGCGGACATGATGATCGGCCGCTCCGCTTTGACCGACCCCTGGCTCGCTTTGAAAATCAAAGGCCTGGATGCGGGCGTCGCCGACGAATGGCCCCGCCGAAGGGCGCTCCTGTTGGCGCTTCTGATGGCCTCGGAGCAAACGCCGCTCGTGAAAAACCCGCAGGCCTTCGCGGTGGCGCGGGTGAAACAGATGCTCCGCTCGATGGCGAAGGACTGCGCGGGAGCCGCCGCCGCCTTCGATCAGGTGAAAATCGTGAAAACCCCCACCGAAGTGCGGGAGCTTTTTTCGATTCCCGGTTCCGCGCGCTCGCGCGAGCTCCCGGCGGAGCTCGGCGCCCCTATTTGA